Below is a genomic region from Micropterus dolomieu isolate WLL.071019.BEF.003 ecotype Adirondacks linkage group LG08, ASM2129224v1, whole genome shotgun sequence.
CCCAGCGCTCTCATTGGCCCATGGACTGTGAGAAACTCCAACAAGCCCAAGACCCACACATTCATATGGAGATTTGGGTGTATAAATACAGGGCAGGCAGAGCAGAAAGCAGCTCAGATTCAACTGGCTCCTCTAACTGAGCAGGAACGCTCTGACTCTACAGCTATGGCACCCACTGTTTTTGGACAAGCAAGCTTTTCTAAGGAACACCTGACTCCTGCTCATAAGGTAAACTTGATTTCTATAAAGTCACATAACTCCCTTGTTTTATTGCGTTCATATGATATGAAAAAGTTAGATTTTGTTTCTAAatggttttcttctttttttcttcagctgagAAAGCCAATGGTGGAGAAACTGCGCAGAGACCGCATCAACACCAGCATCGAGCAGCTGAAATCCCTGTTGGGTCCTGAGTTCCTCAGGCAGCAGCCCGACTCCAAGCAAGAGAAGGCGGACATCTTGGAGATGGCCGTGTCCTATCTGAGAGTctggcagcagcagaaacagcagcagcagcagcagcaggccagCGGGACCTCTGGCCTGATGACAGCCAGTGATGGCTACTCCCACTGCGTGCAGGAGGCTGTCAGCTTCCTGTCCCACTGCGAGCTCCAGACTCAGGCCCACAGACGGCTGCTCAGCCACTTCCAGGGCCTGCAGCCATCCAGCAGGACCAGCCAGAGTCCCTGCACCCTCTCCCCGCCTGGCTCTCCGCTCCACCAAGTCAGCTCCAGCAAGGGTGTGAGCCAGGTCAGCTGTGCTCTGTGGAGGCCCTGGTAGGATGGAGGCAGCCTCGCCTCCACACACAGGGAAAGATAACTACGTCTGTGAACGTCATGGACAGAAAGTTGAATACTCACTGAGTCTGTTTCC
It encodes:
- the LOC123975403 gene encoding transcription factor HES-5-like, whose translation is MAPTVFGQASFSKEHLTPAHKLRKPMVEKLRRDRINTSIEQLKSLLGPEFLRQQPDSKQEKADILEMAVSYLRVWQQQKQQQQQQQASGTSGLMTASDGYSHCVQEAVSFLSHCELQTQAHRRLLSHFQGLQPSSRTSQSPCTLSPPGSPLHQVSSSKGVSQVSCALWRPW